Below is a window of Nitrospirota bacterium DNA.
TAGCAAGCTGAAGAGCTCTACACACACGCGTTGGATCCTCCATTCCCCTTGTTAATACAAACACAAAACTTGACATAATTTCCTCCCTTTCTGATTTTCTTAAAACCTTATAAAAAGGCTTTTGGTATTATTTTAACACAACAGGTTACATTCAGAAGGCATTTCCCTATACCATAATAAGTTTTTTTTAGTAATTTTCTTTAAGTTTTACGGCCAGGAAAAAACTGTTAAAAAACAGGTGAGATTTACTCTTTTGGCGTTACCTTTTTGCCCCGCTTTTTTCTATGTCTAAAATATGTTTAAATTGAGGAGAAATGCTTTCTTCATAATTAGGCATTGACATATATGCACTTAAACTAATATTGAAATTTCCGCTGGATACTTCACTAATTTTTCTCTGTGTATATTTTATTGTTGGAAACAGCCTTCTTTTCCCGTCATAATTGTTATCAATGCTCCATCCCTGTTCTTTTGAAATATCAATTTTTGATGGTATTATGTTATATCCTCTGATAATTTTATCCCTCCTTAATGCAGGGCATATCCGATATGGATAAATCTCTTTAATAAGTTTACCAGCAATTTCTTCTTTATTCACTTGAAAGACGTTGTTATTTATAAATTTCCCCAAATCATACCAGCATTGAGATAATGTACCGGCACCATCACGAATCATCGTTCTATGACATCCAAACAGATTATACGTATAAGGACTTGCTCCAAAGCAAAATAAAGGATTAGTAATCTTTTGTTTGAGTTTATCTCTGTAGCAAATAAGCAACTTTGAAATATCCCTTTTGTCAATTATTTCATTGTTTATCTTTACAATTGTTGACTTCCAATTTTTGATTCTTAACCATAGTTCATCGAATTGAAGTATTTCCTCTGCATTAAAATTCAACTCATGGATTTCTTCTTTGTTGGGACCTTGTTTTAGTTGATAACCTGGATGGATCTGAATGCTTGAAAGCACTTGTGCAAAATTGTTTGAAGATGATTTACCAAAACTTACAGTTAATATCCAGCCTGAAATATCAGGTAAAAAGTCCTCAATACTTTTATAAACCACGTTTTTCGTTGGAACCACAATGGATGTATTTGTCAAAAAGTCTAAGACACTTTTATTTACTACTGCAGGCGTCAACGGTTCAGTTTCAACAACCTTAAAATTAACCCTTTTCCAATATTTTTTGGTGTCTGCGTCTGTAAGTCCTAATCTTTTTTGAAGTTCCTCTAATTCTAAAAATTCTTCTTCAGAAAGATATTTATCTTCGATTGTCTTTTCAAAAACCTTTGCCCACGCAGAAATATTATGCTCTCTCGCTAAACCTTGTTTTTTTAGATTAACAGAAAGACTTTTTTGTTTTGTTAATTCTGCATTATTTGCCTGTCGCACTCCCAAGATAAACAATGTAACTGCTACAGCAGTAAAAAAAAGACCTCCAGCAAAATTTCCTACAAAAAGCATACTTAATCCATATATCCCAAATATTACACACCAAATAATTTTCCCGAATCCTTTCTTCAAGATCATTTAAACCTTCAAAAACACATTTCCGCATCTTTGACATAAAAATGAATTCTGCCATATTTTTAACGCTTCCTCATAATATTGCCGCAAATAGTTTTTTCTATCTATTCTTTTTGGTTCTATTTTTTTGTTAATAAAAGAAAATAATAACCATAAGCCTATAGGTAATGTGATGAATAGGAATATAAAAATAGCAGGTTCATTCGTTTTTGCATATATATCGGCACTGACAAACAATAATAGAAAATGAAAGACAAAAAAAATAACTATACTTGAATTCTTTCTTGATTCTAAATCATTTTTTAATATCTTTATTAGATCCGGTGGTGCTATTTTCCCCGTTAACATGGAGGACATCTGCCCGCCGGATGCAGCAGTTCCTATGCTGATCCCTCCGCTTCCTGAAAAATTCATCATTGTTACATTTGAGGTTAGGCTGACGTTTTGTATTCCTTCATTATAAACAAGCGGGATAGACTTAATAATTTCTGAATTACATTTCGGGCAATTAAATGTATTTGTTTGCTCTAATGCACCAATTACCTTCTTTTCAATTTCACTTTTAGTCTTTAACTCAACAATCAGGACAGATGCTTCTTTTGCTTTATCTGACTTTATTTTCTCAACTTCTTTTACACTTTGTTTCGTAACACTACTATACCCGCATTTACAAACTTCAAGCGTACTCGGCACGAACCTTTTGCATTCCAGACATTCCCAGGCCATCCCCTCATTCCTCCATTTTTTGTTACTCTGCCTCGCTCACCAATGACTAACGGTTTAGTCTGTAAAATATACCATTCAAAAATCTACGTTGTCAAGAGTTTTCTTACTTACTATATGCCTCAAATTCCATGCTTCACAGTCAAAATGTGATAGGATACAAAAACTTTACAAATAGCGCCTTTGGAACAGGGCAGTTAAAAGAGTATGACAGCTGCGTTGATTTGAACATAAGTGATACTTACTGGCAGTCTAAAATAGCGGTTGGAGTAACAAAAGGGTAATTTTGTAGTCAACAATAGTCAACAATAGTTACCCTTTTAAAAACTTTTTATAGAAGCGACTTATATGGAGCGGAGAGGGGGGGATTCGAACCCCCGGTGAGTTACCCCACAACGGTTTTCGAGACCGCCGCCTTAAACCGCTCGGCAACCTCTCCTTAACGATTCAAAAAATTCTTTAAGTATTATCGTACATTCCCCTTGTAAAATGCCAGAGGTAACCGCAACTCTGTGATTTAACCTTGCGTCATTTAGCAGATTATAAATTGAATTAACAGCACCCGCTTTTGTATCAGTTGCACCATAAACCAGATGGCTCAAACGGGCATTTAATATCGCCCCGGCACACATTATACAGGGCTCTTTTGTCACATAAAGCGTTAAGCCCGTAAGTCTCCAGTCTCCTGTAATACGGCACGCATCTCTTATTGCTAAGGTTTCAGCATGGGCTGTCGGATCTCTTAACTGTTCCTTTGTATTGTGAGCCCTTGAGATTATTGTGCCATCACGATCCACTATCACAGCCCCTACAGGCACATCCCCAAAAGCTAAGGCTAGAGTCGCCTCTTTAAGTGCTTCACCCATGAAATACTCATCCGCTGTCACACTAACATCCGTGACTTAACACATCACCTATGACTTCAAGGCACATACGACATTTATAAACTATTAATCCCCCTGATTAATGCCTTTTTAGTCACCGCTATATTTTTTAAATGTGCCAAGATCTCCTATCCCGTTACTACTGTTCTGTTGTGATTTCTTTTCCTCTTTATTAGGAGTCTGCTTAGGTTCTGGCTTAGGTTCATCCGCAAGTGAATATTTTACCTTTGCAAATTTTTCAAGCATTGTTTTAACCTCATCAAGAATTACCTTTGCTTCTACTGAGAATTCCCCCTCTCCTGAAAAAGCATCTTTAAACCTTGTCAGGGCAGTTATTTTATTATCCACTTTGGATTCAGTTTGTAAATAGGGTTTAAGCTCATTAAACGCACTTTTCATCTCCTCAAGCTTTTTTGCATGATAAGATTCAGATTCACGATTATTTTTTAAGTCATCCAGAGTGAATTTCGCCCCCTCTGACTTTGAATCGGTGCTGGGTGGCGGTGGGGCAACAGCTACTTTGAAAACAAAGTCGCCCTTATCAAGCTTAGAGTTTCTGATTTTACCGTATTGCGGATGCTGTGTACCCTTAGAGTAATTAGTGACGGTGTTTTGCAAATACTCACCCAATGCCGTGCCTGTTATATAGCCGTCTTTATCAGCAGCTGAGCCCTCTAAAGCCGCCTTAAATTGCTCCAAAAAGATACTCTTATCCGGCACAGGCTCATCTGCTGCCCCTGAAGTGATAAATTGCCGCACTGGCCTTGAGGCCTTATAAGAAATACTTTCAGGCACAGCACGCGTCATATCAAAAATAGAGCCTGAAAAACAACTGTCAAAGAGAAACAACGCATGTTTAGCGTCAATTCTTTTAGCAAAAGATTCTATTTGCTGCATATCAATGGCCTTTGCCAGAAAACCTGCTCTGTTTTTATCAGGCCTTGGTGCATCCACCGGTACAATGTATCCCATATCCTCGCCATAGGACTTCTTTACAGTATGGCCGTGGCCTGCAAAATAAAACAGCAGCCTGTTTTCGGTTTTTGAACCATACTTTTGAATAAAGTCATCGAAAGCCCTTAAAAGTTTATCCCTCTCGGGATTCATGACGGTAACAACTTCAAACCCCTGCCCAACCAAAAGTTTTTTGACAACCTCCACGTCACCTGCTACCCCAGGTAATTTAGGCCAGCCAGACTGATAGTCAGAAACACCGATTACAAGCGCATGGCTTTCGCCATAAAGGTTTACTTCTTTTCCGCTATCGTCTTTTATTTTTATTGTTACGCCTCTGCCAGCGCCAACAGCTGCTGATACCATAACTAAGAGAAGCAGACACAAAACTGCCGTAAATGCCTTAAAATGCCTCTTCATAGTTCCCTCCTTTAATACCTTATCAAACAAATACCGATATTACAAAAATACTACAAACTCCACCTCTAATTATATGTTACAGCAATTAAGCCATTTAGTCAATTATCTCGCACATGTATTACTGTTGCTGAGTTGTTATGTGAACAGTATCCTCGTACATTTCAGATATGCCTGAGGTTCCCTGAGTTTCAGATGCCGCTGCTGTAGTGATTTTTTTAATCTTAACACCCCTGAGCTTTCGTGGTATTTCAGAGGAGGATGTTTTTACCTCATATACACCGCCAAGAGGGTTAAGCACTATATCTCCAAGCGGATGTGTGGCAGCATAAACAGTGATTTTCTCTTTTCCAAAAGGAGGGGATACCTCAAATACAAACGCATCCTGAGAAGATGGTATCTCATACTGCTTACCAGCCTCAAAGAGAATGTCCGTTCTGTATGGATTTGGTAAAAGCTGTAAGCTCCCTCCCTTAGAGTCTTCATATATAACTTTCGCATAAAACGCTTTATTTCCTCTGAGATAGACCTTTATTTGTTCTTTACCGCCATAGACTCTCTTGTCCGTGGTGATTGATACAACTAAGGGCGCATCTTCAGCAGTGTTTACCTCTGTTTTTGGCGGTTCGTTAACATTATAATCGGCATCCTTATTTTTGAAAATCGTTCTCATGCGAGGACTTAGCTCAGCTTCTATTTCAGCAACAGCACATTTTGTCTTACCTTTGTTAGCCCACTTCAAAGGCTCTGCTTTTATGATTGTTACTTCTGCATCCTTATAACTATCTTTCAATGCCTGGTTATCTGTGTGATTAACAGCAATCTCTCTTGCCTTTGTTTTTGCATTTTCTAAAGCTTGCTTTTCCGCCTCCTTGTAGCCTCTGCCTCTTTCAACACATGCGCTGCCCTCAGACTCCACAATAACCGACTGGCCGGCATATATACCTGAAACAGAAAAAACAAAAACTATTAGTAAAAATAAAATCCTTAAAACAAATGCCCTTATGATGTTGTTAGATGATACAGCGTTCTTATTTGTGTTTAAAAAATACACGAGTTATATCCCCCGTACTTTTTTGATAAAAAATTATTGCATTATAGTTTTCCACAGGCCCGTACAAAGCGTTCTCTTTGATTTCAGCAGCAATAGTAGATATGAAGTCAAATATGATGCCAAAGATGCTCCTCCCTTCATCAACCTCAGGGTCTATCTCAGCTTTTACAGTTCCGCCATATTTCACAACCCTGGAAAACCATTTATCCAACCTTCCAGGAATCTTATTGGTCTGGGTTGGAGTGAGAAATTTCACGGTTACGTTATCACATTTTTTCTTTAGTGCTGCAGAGAATTCCTCATCAAATGACGACGTATCTATAAAGTTTACTTGTGGTGCCACTTCACATTTATTGTCCTTAGAGACCGCCTCCGGCCTCGAATCCTGCCCGGATGATGTAGGGTTCTCTATGCTCTGTAAAAAGCCTCCGGAGTCTTCTGATGCATATAATGACGTATTTGCACAACACACCACAGCTATTGCCGCAGCCATAAACAGCAATGTAACATTCCTCATAAATACCATCTCTGCAATTCCTCCCTATCAGGCTTAACGTTGTTTCTCTTTTGTAACCATCTCTGTACTGGTTTCAGACCACCCCTGTTCGTGCTTTATCATCTGTAAAAGTCCAGCAAAATCAGAACCTAAGGGATCCATCAGTGTTTTATTAATTAGTTTTGGCAATCCCTTAACCTCATTCTTAAACGCAAACACCTTTATATATTCCGTACCAAACGGTGCCCCTACTTTCCCAAGATCCCTCAGCTCTATGGGTACATCACGCTTTATGGGAGCAGTGGGAACATTTTTGTCAGGCAACAGAACAGTCACAAACCCATCGGGGTTTATATTAAGCAGAAGAAGATGGGCATCCGATTCACTTTTTATCGTGAAATCTATTGTCTCATCCTCAAAAAACACTGTCCTGCCCTCCACATCACCAACGTTTAGCCATACATTAAACTTCTGATTCGGGTTTTTCAGCCTGAGAAGCTCCCTGCCCTTAAAATATCTTTTCACAGTGTTTACAACATCCTGCTTGCGTTTGACATCTATGCTGCACAATAAATCTCCGTTGGGAAGAGCAAGCAAATACCTCATACCATCCCGCACAATCATTAAGTCATATTTTTCATCGTCATAGGCAGTGCCATTAACTACGCTCAGGTCAGCAGGAAATAACCTGCCTAAGTCATCATAATCTTGAACAATCTTCACTCTGGGTAAATTTGAGTCTTCTTTTACCGCTTGAGGAGCAAAGTACGCTTCTTCTTTAAATTTCGTATTATCAAATACCGGAAGATTTATATCAAATGCTTTATTTCGCAATAACTGAGGAGTTTGGCCATAATCTTTAGACACATTTCGCCTCAGATAGTTATAGAGCTCTTCATAAGTTATTACACCGTCATTGTTTGTATCGGCAGCACCTTTCAGGCCAATTATCATGGTGTCAGTAAGAGCTCCATGGGCAAGGCCATCTGAGCCAGTGGATAAATCACGAGCCGTTTCAGTTTTATCTGAAGCAGAGATATAGAGAACATTTTTATACGGATACGCTGCGGCTGGTTTTGAGGAGCTGGAATGCGCCTCTGCAGTTAAACCGGTGTTTATATATTTGGATTTTCCAAGAGTATTTGAGGCTTCTACAGCTCCAAGGCTTCTTACAGCATTTCCAGAAAAACAGGCGTCAAAAACCACAAACACTCTCCTGTCATGCTCTAATTCTTTCAGCACAGGGAATATATCTCTTTTACCTATAATTAAAGAGTCCATCATCGTTTGCGGCGATGCACGGTCTAACTTAAAATCAAAAGGCACAATAGCCCCCGTAGTAGTGTCCAGCGTTTTAAATTCAGGATCAAATGCACTTGTACCGTGGCCACTGAAGTAAAGAAATATGTAATCACCGCTCTGTGTAGTTTTTTGTAATTTTCTTAAATGTGCAATTATATTCGCTTTGTACGCGTTCCTGCTTAAAATTGATTCAATATTTTTTCTGTGAAAACCATAATTTCCTGTCAACAGTTCTTTTAAACTGTTGACATCATTTTCAGGACCCTGAAGATTTAAACTACTATCATCATACTCTTTCACTCCAACCAACAAAGCATAGTGCTCAGCTACAGCTTGTTGCGGCAAAAAAACTATAAGAAGCAAAACCAAAAACACTTTATATAAGTTCATTCGGAACTCCCCAATAAATATTTCCATATGTATCCCCGAATATCAAAACACTGTTAATCAATCCAAATCCCATAAACAATGTGACCGGCCAACTGGCACAGGGCATTTTATCTACAGCTTATAACAGACATCTAAGCCGCATTTCTTTCTTTTTAGAGACTGCGGATTATTAAAAACCAACAATACTTATCAAAGACTAGTTGTCAGGTAACTCATCACTGGAGGATTTCTTTGATAAGTTTTCGCTTTTGTGAACATTCTCTCTATAGTCCAGAGGTTGAATCTCCGCTCCCCTCTTGCTTATGTTGTCTGAAACTGTAGCGTTGTCAACGGATTCTGCCTTCTTTAGAAGATCCACACGTTTTGCCGTTATCGCAGATTTGTAAACTGTGTCATCTTTGACATCATATATCCCCAAAGATGTAATCCTGTAGATGCGGTTTACGATATAGTCTGAAACCCACAAATCACCGTCAACCCAAACCACGTCTGACGGCCTCTTGACAAGGGAGGGCAAATCTGCTCTTTGCACAATTTTCCCGGACTTTACATTCAATTTCACCAGATCAACCTTTACGCAATCGCCATACGAGGCGGAATTGCATGAATTGTGCCCCAGCACCCAGAGACCTGGTTTAGCACAATCCCATGACAAGCCTGTGGGTTCTCTGACTGGCGAGAAAAACTCATCTGTAACTTTACCGGTAGCGGGCGAAATTTTATAGATTTTTGAGGTACCTGCATCGGCAACCCAAAGAAATTCGCCATCAAAAGCCAATCCGTTTGGTTTATCGCCTGGAGATAAAAGGGTCTTTACAATACTGTTGTTTTGCATGCTGAGTTTAAAGATTTCTTTACTCAGAGAGTCGGCAATCCATAGATACCCATTGTCACAGCAGTCACCCTCCCATGCAAGACCGCAAATGTTTACGAATTTAGGAATTGGAACAGGGAACTTTTCAAGCATAAAATTTAAAATTCTTGTTTTGCTGAAATCCTCAACTGGAAGCACGTCGAGAAAACGTATATTGTAATAAATAGATCTGTCACCTATAATAAAATCCCTGCCGTTCCACGTTATAGCATTTGGACCCCACCCTCTGTCATCAAATGGCGTAAATGTAGGCGTATCAGAGTACCAGACACACCCAAAATTAGACAGGAGCAGAAACAAAAGCATTGCTATTACAACCCTGACCGTCTTTTCGCTAAAAAGATATCTCATTTTTATCTCCATGATAAAATCTCAAAAGAACATCGACCACCATCTGAAACCAAACCAGCTAAACCCTCCTAATCTATACAAAAACTGCCTGTCATATTACCCCTTAGCGATGCAATTGCCATGATGCAATTGCCATGTAATTACTTACTATTTACTGCATCCTTAAACGCCTTACCAGGGACAAATCTGGGAACCTTGGCCTCAGGTATATTAAGCACGGCACCTGTCCTTGGGTTGCGCCCCTCTCTTGCCTTTCTCGTTGATATGGAAAAAGTACCGAATCCTATAAAAGTGACCTTCTGTCCACTCTTTAGCGCATTGATAATAGCATTGGTTGTAGAGTCCAGAGCTTTAGCCGAGTCCCCTTTAGTCAGACCTGCCTCTTTTGCGATCTGATCAATTAATTCTGCCTTTGTCATTAAATTTTCCTCCTTTGTTTGGTAAATGCCACGCTTACCTGAACACTCAGGCGCTATACGGAGAGATTATAACAAAGGTTATTGCATTTTGCAATAAAAAAATTATAGAATTTATATATTTTAAAAATAAATAAAAAAAAGTTTACAACTGTTTGTATAACACCATGAAGATAACGATAATAGCATTTGGGGACAGCCTGACTGTGGGCTTTCAATCGCCCACATATGAAGAGCCGTGGTATGTTGAAACTCCCTATACCGATTTTCTAAAGGAAAAAGTGCACTTTAAAGCTGAGTTCATAGTGCGGGGGATAAGCGGCGAGCTGACATCCGATATGCTGGAACGCTTTGACAGGGATGTTTTAGAGATGCGGCCTGATTATGTTGTAATTTTAGGCGGCACTAACGATCTGGGCTGGGGCGTATCCGTAAACGAGGCAGTGGAAAATCTCAACGCTATGTACCAGAAGAGTAAAACTAACGGCATAACCCCTGTTGCCGTAACTGTGCCATCCATAAGGGGGTTTGATTCTGCAATTGCTCCGCGGCTGGCACTCAACTCTATGATTATTCAAAGGTCAAAGGAGATGGACTTTCCCTGTATAGACCTCTTTAGCGCAACCTGTGAAAAAAACACACTTGCTCTTGCCCCTCAGTATTCAAATGATGGTTTGCATCTTTCCACTGAGGGCTATAAAATGATTGCCGATTTGTTGTATAATGAAGTATTCAGGCATGTAGGCAGTGAGGGTTAGCAAAAACGCATTGTATTTGGCGTTGTGCAGGATAATTATGAATATATGGGTCATTTCTTTAACTGTGTTGCGGTCAAATTTAAGTAATGAGGAGGTTAAAGGTGGAAATATACTGGGATGAGAGTCTTTCGACAGGGGTAGAGCTGCTTGATAAACAACATAAGGAGATCATTGCGAG
It encodes the following:
- a CDS encoding caspase family protein is translated as MKRHFKAFTAVLCLLLLVMVSAAVGAGRGVTIKIKDDSGKEVNLYGESHALVIGVSDYQSGWPKLPGVAGDVEVVKKLLVGQGFEVVTVMNPERDKLLRAFDDFIQKYGSKTENRLLFYFAGHGHTVKKSYGEDMGYIVPVDAPRPDKNRAGFLAKAIDMQQIESFAKRIDAKHALFLFDSCFSGSIFDMTRAVPESISYKASRPVRQFITSGAADEPVPDKSIFLEQFKAALEGSAADKDGYITGTALGEYLQNTVTNYSKGTQHPQYGKIRNSKLDKGDFVFKVAVAPPPPSTDSKSEGAKFTLDDLKNNRESESYHAKKLEEMKSAFNELKPYLQTESKVDNKITALTRFKDAFSGEGEFSVEAKVILDEVKTMLEKFAKVKYSLADEPKPEPKQTPNKEEKKSQQNSSNGIGDLGTFKKYSGD
- a CDS encoding HU family DNA-binding protein, with protein sequence MTKAELIDQIAKEAGLTKGDSAKALDSTTNAIINALKSGQKVTFIGFGTFSISTRKAREGRNPRTGAVLNIPEAKVPRFVPGKAFKDAVNSK
- a CDS encoding DUF4384 domain-containing protein, coding for MYFLNTNKNAVSSNNIIRAFVLRILFLLIVFVFSVSGIYAGQSVIVESEGSACVERGRGYKEAEKQALENAKTKAREIAVNHTDNQALKDSYKDAEVTIIKAEPLKWANKGKTKCAVAEIEAELSPRMRTIFKNKDADYNVNEPPKTEVNTAEDAPLVVSITTDKRVYGGKEQIKVYLRGNKAFYAKVIYEDSKGGSLQLLPNPYRTDILFEAGKQYEIPSSQDAFVFEVSPPFGKEKITVYAATHPLGDIVLNPLGGVYEVKTSSSEIPRKLRGVKIKKITTAAASETQGTSGISEMYEDTVHITTQQQ
- a CDS encoding nucleoside deaminase: MGEALKEATLALAFGDVPVGAVIVDRDGTIISRAHNTKEQLRDPTAHAETLAIRDACRITGDWRLTGLTLYVTKEPCIMCAGAILNARLSHLVYGATDTKAGAVNSIYNLLNDARLNHRVAVTSGILQGECTIILKEFFESLRRGCRAV
- a CDS encoding caspase family protein produces the protein MNLYKVFLVLLLIVFLPQQAVAEHYALLVGVKEYDDSSLNLQGPENDVNSLKELLTGNYGFHRKNIESILSRNAYKANIIAHLRKLQKTTQSGDYIFLYFSGHGTSAFDPEFKTLDTTTGAIVPFDFKLDRASPQTMMDSLIIGKRDIFPVLKELEHDRRVFVVFDACFSGNAVRSLGAVEASNTLGKSKYINTGLTAEAHSSSSKPAAAYPYKNVLYISASDKTETARDLSTGSDGLAHGALTDTMIIGLKGAADTNNDGVITYEELYNYLRRNVSKDYGQTPQLLRNKAFDINLPVFDNTKFKEEAYFAPQAVKEDSNLPRVKIVQDYDDLGRLFPADLSVVNGTAYDDEKYDLMIVRDGMRYLLALPNGDLLCSIDVKRKQDVVNTVKRYFKGRELLRLKNPNQKFNVWLNVGDVEGRTVFFEDETIDFTIKSESDAHLLLLNINPDGFVTVLLPDKNVPTAPIKRDVPIELRDLGKVGAPFGTEYIKVFAFKNEVKGLPKLINKTLMDPLGSDFAGLLQMIKHEQGWSETSTEMVTKEKQR